From the Nonlabens marinus S1-08 genome, one window contains:
- a CDS encoding anhydro-N-acetylmuramic acid kinase, with protein sequence MNYQYYNVIGIMSGTSLDGVDLVHVELSKADHWDYKIVAQECVPYPENWKKRLGDALQYKPDALSQLNIEYTALLAHVTKKFILDHEIQHLVAVCSHGHTIWHQPDQGLTLQIGNLPEFAQLTNQRVVCDFRVQDVELGGQGAPLVPIGDQLLFSGYEYCLNLGGFANVSSDQNGLRTAYDICAVNVVLNHYASELGADFDAGGAFAKAGSPQPQQLKKLDELAFYSLQAPKSLGIEWVKEYIFPILEEIPDTKNALATYTEHVAKQIASNLAAGSKVLVTGGGAYNDFLLERIQHYKSLQIVVPEATLLEYKEALIFALLGVLRLRNENNCLSSVTGASRDHCSGKIYTP encoded by the coding sequence ATGAACTATCAGTACTATAACGTTATCGGTATAATGTCAGGAACATCACTTGATGGGGTTGATCTTGTGCATGTAGAATTGAGCAAGGCAGATCATTGGGATTATAAAATTGTTGCACAAGAATGCGTACCCTATCCCGAGAATTGGAAAAAACGTTTAGGCGACGCTCTACAATACAAGCCAGATGCACTCTCACAGCTCAATATTGAGTACACAGCTCTACTTGCTCATGTGACCAAAAAATTTATTCTTGATCATGAAATTCAACATCTGGTTGCCGTATGTTCTCACGGTCATACCATATGGCATCAACCAGATCAAGGTCTGACCTTACAAATAGGAAATTTACCAGAGTTTGCGCAATTGACCAATCAGCGGGTCGTTTGCGATTTCAGGGTTCAGGATGTGGAGTTGGGTGGACAAGGCGCGCCACTGGTTCCCATCGGTGACCAACTGTTATTTTCAGGTTATGAATACTGCCTGAATCTGGGCGGTTTTGCAAATGTTAGCTCTGATCAAAATGGGCTTCGGACGGCGTACGACATTTGTGCAGTGAACGTAGTTTTGAATCACTATGCCTCTGAATTAGGGGCTGATTTTGATGCAGGTGGCGCTTTCGCGAAAGCGGGCTCTCCACAACCACAGCAATTAAAGAAGTTGGATGAACTCGCATTCTATTCCCTGCAAGCTCCTAAATCATTAGGTATCGAGTGGGTAAAAGAATATATTTTTCCTATCCTAGAAGAAATCCCAGACACTAAGAATGCGCTGGCAACCTATACGGAACACGTCGCAAAACAAATTGCGTCAAATCTTGCTGCAGGCTCAAAAGTACTAGTAACAGGAGGCGGTGCTTATAACGATTTTCTATTAGAGAGAATCCAGCACTACAAAAGCTTACAAATAGTAGTCCCAGAAGCAACACTTCTAGAATATAAAGAGGCGTTGATTTTTGCCTTGCTAGGAGTATTACGACTGCGCAATGAAAATAATTGCTTGAGTAGCGTCACTGGAGCATCTAGAGACCACTGCAGCGGCAAAATTTACACCCCATAA
- a CDS encoding acyl-CoA dehydrogenase, translating to MDFSLTEEHIMIRDAARDFAKTELLPGVIERDTHQRFPKEQVKKMGELGFLGMMADPKYGGGGMDTISYVLVMEELSKIDASASVIVSVNNSLVCWGLDTYGNEAQKEKYLTKLTTGESIGAFCLSEPEAGSDATSQKTTAIDKGDHYVLNGTKNWITNGNSADYYLVIAQTDKEKKHKGINAFIVEKGWDGFEIGVKEDKLGIRGSDTHSLIFNDVKVPKENRIGEDGFGFKFAMKTLSGGRIGIAAQALGIASGAYELARDYSKVRKAFGTEICNHQAIAFKLADMHTNITAARHLVMKSAWDKDNGNSYDMSSAMAKLFASQVAMDTAVEAVQVHGGNGYVKEYHVERLMRDAKITQIYEGTSEIQKIVISRGLLAD from the coding sequence ATGGATTTTAGCCTTACGGAAGAGCATATCATGATTAGAGATGCCGCAAGGGATTTTGCAAAAACTGAGTTGTTACCAGGAGTGATTGAGCGCGATACGCATCAACGTTTCCCAAAGGAGCAAGTTAAAAAAATGGGAGAACTAGGCTTTCTAGGTATGATGGCTGATCCTAAGTACGGCGGTGGTGGTATGGATACCATTTCCTATGTATTAGTTATGGAGGAACTTTCCAAGATAGATGCTAGCGCATCAGTAATTGTTTCAGTAAACAACTCTTTAGTTTGTTGGGGACTGGATACCTATGGTAACGAAGCGCAAAAAGAAAAATACCTAACCAAATTGACCACAGGAGAATCCATAGGTGCGTTCTGTTTATCAGAGCCAGAAGCTGGAAGTGATGCTACGTCTCAAAAGACGACGGCAATTGATAAAGGCGACCACTACGTATTGAACGGTACTAAAAACTGGATCACGAATGGTAACAGTGCAGATTACTACCTAGTTATCGCGCAAACTGATAAAGAGAAGAAACACAAAGGGATTAATGCTTTTATTGTTGAGAAAGGTTGGGACGGTTTTGAAATAGGCGTTAAAGAAGACAAGCTAGGAATACGTGGTAGTGACACACACTCCTTGATTTTTAACGATGTGAAAGTTCCTAAAGAAAATAGAATAGGTGAGGATGGTTTCGGTTTCAAGTTTGCGATGAAAACACTTTCTGGTGGTCGTATAGGAATCGCTGCGCAAGCATTAGGTATTGCTAGTGGGGCTTATGAACTAGCTAGAGACTACAGTAAAGTGCGTAAAGCCTTCGGTACAGAAATCTGTAATCACCAAGCGATCGCGTTCAAACTGGCAGACATGCACACGAATATTACTGCTGCTAGACATTTAGTAATGAAAAGTGCCTGGGACAAAGACAATGGGAATAGCTACGACATGAGCAGTGCGATGGCCAAATTGTTTGCATCTCAAGTCGCTATGGATACCGCAGTAGAAGCGGTTCAAGTACATGGTGGGAATGGATATGTGAAAGAATATCACGTCGAGCGATTGATGCGTGATGCTAAGATTACCCAGATTTATGAAGGAACAAGTGAGATTCAGAAAATTGTTATTTCAAGAGGGTTACTAGCGGACTAG
- the galE gene encoding UDP-glucose 4-epimerase GalE: MKVLVTGGLGFIGSHVVVELQERGHEVVIIDDLSNSSEKVLKQITSITGIEPEFEKLDLRSKEDVSYFFKKNKDIENVIHFAASKAVGESVARPLDYYENNITALVYLLNNIKRRNTKFIFSSSCTVYGQADELPVSEDAPVKPAESPYGNTKQIGEEIIRDLCNAMPNLNAIALRYFNPIGSHQSAKIGELPLGTPQNLVPYITQTGIGLREQLSVYGDDYPTKDGTAIRDYIHVVDLAKAHVVALERLESGKNETNLETFNIGTGTGSTVMEVVRTFEEVSGKPLNYKIVDRRAGDITAAYAQTDRANNVLGWKAKSTLKEALESAWNWEQYVRSDAYKKKQL; the protein is encoded by the coding sequence ATGAAAGTATTAGTTACAGGAGGGTTGGGGTTCATTGGATCTCATGTAGTAGTAGAGTTACAGGAACGTGGTCACGAGGTGGTTATTATTGATGATTTATCCAATAGCTCAGAGAAAGTACTCAAACAAATAACCTCAATTACTGGAATAGAGCCTGAGTTTGAAAAGCTCGATTTACGGAGTAAGGAGGATGTTTCTTATTTTTTTAAAAAAAATAAAGATATTGAAAATGTGATCCATTTTGCTGCGTCTAAAGCAGTAGGTGAAAGCGTGGCACGGCCATTAGATTATTATGAGAATAATATTACCGCTTTAGTTTATCTACTCAATAATATAAAGAGGAGGAATACTAAATTTATCTTTAGCTCTTCTTGTACCGTTTACGGGCAAGCCGATGAGTTACCTGTTTCTGAAGATGCTCCCGTAAAACCAGCAGAATCACCTTATGGAAACACGAAGCAAATAGGAGAGGAAATTATTCGAGACCTGTGTAATGCAATGCCTAATTTGAACGCTATCGCATTGAGATATTTCAATCCAATAGGCTCACATCAATCTGCCAAGATTGGTGAGTTGCCGTTAGGGACGCCACAGAATTTAGTGCCCTACATTACCCAAACAGGAATAGGCTTGAGGGAACAACTATCTGTTTATGGCGATGATTATCCTACTAAAGATGGAACAGCTATCAGAGACTACATACACGTGGTTGATCTCGCAAAAGCACATGTCGTGGCTTTAGAAAGACTAGAGAGTGGCAAGAACGAAACAAACTTGGAGACTTTCAATATCGGTACAGGAACTGGCTCAACGGTAATGGAAGTAGTTAGAACTTTTGAAGAAGTATCCGGAAAGCCTTTGAATTATAAAATTGTTGATCGACGAGCGGGTGATATTACCGCCGCTTATGCACAAACGGACAGAGCAAACAATGTTCTTGGCTGGAAAGCAAAGTCTACTTTAAAAGAAGCGTTGGAATCTGCCTGGAACTGGGAGCAGTATGTAAGAAGTGATGCTTATAAAAAGAAGCAATTATAG
- a CDS encoding GAF domain-containing protein, translated as MNREQLKPEISKIITTGSLKTREKMQHICNLIQENLPTYNWVGFYMAHETEPTLHLWSQAGEPTDHTVIPFGKGICGQVAVSNKNFVVDDVKAQDNYIACSIHVKSEIVVPLFKNGKNIGQIDIDSNTIKAFNEEDERFLEWVNEQVATIL; from the coding sequence ATGAACCGAGAGCAATTAAAGCCTGAAATATCAAAAATCATCACTACGGGATCCCTCAAAACCCGTGAGAAAATGCAACACATTTGTAATTTGATTCAAGAAAATTTGCCCACTTATAATTGGGTAGGCTTTTATATGGCGCATGAAACTGAGCCTACATTACACTTGTGGAGTCAGGCGGGTGAGCCTACAGATCATACGGTGATCCCTTTTGGGAAAGGGATTTGTGGTCAGGTAGCGGTATCTAACAAAAACTTTGTGGTAGACGATGTTAAAGCGCAGGACAATTATATTGCCTGTAGCATTCATGTAAAAAGCGAAATTGTTGTGCCATTATTTAAGAATGGAAAAAATATAGGTCAGATTGATATTGATAGCAATACCATTAAAGCATTCAATGAGGAAGATGAACGATTTTTAGAGTGGGTGAATGAGCAAGTTGCGACCATTCTATAA
- the xrtF gene encoding exosortase family protein XrtF, whose amino-acid sequence MNSLKPYYPVFKFVATFGVLYLALSLAYYAYLQVEYSPVNYPDPVTALVSNQTKTGLQWLGYDAQIYNAPSNPSVVLYIDEKVVYRVIEGCNAVSVMLLFAAFVIAFAKAWKTTILYLLFGIVTIYIVNLLRLIGLGYVFQEFSSYKEIAHDIAFPAVIYGYVILLWIYWIRKPKVDDGKAN is encoded by the coding sequence TTGAACAGTCTCAAACCTTATTATCCAGTATTTAAGTTTGTCGCGACCTTCGGCGTGCTGTATTTGGCGCTTTCCCTAGCGTATTATGCCTATTTGCAAGTAGAGTATAGTCCAGTGAATTACCCAGATCCAGTCACTGCTTTAGTGAGCAATCAAACTAAAACTGGATTACAATGGCTGGGATATGATGCTCAAATCTACAATGCTCCTAGCAATCCATCTGTCGTGCTGTATATCGATGAAAAGGTGGTGTATCGAGTGATTGAAGGCTGTAATGCAGTTAGTGTAATGTTGCTATTTGCTGCGTTTGTTATCGCTTTCGCGAAAGCGTGGAAAACAACAATTCTGTACCTGCTATTCGGAATAGTGACCATCTACATCGTGAATTTATTGCGCCTGATAGGACTGGGCTATGTTTTTCAAGAGTTCTCGTCCTATAAAGAAATCGCTCATGATATTGCATTTCCTGCAGTGATTTATGGGTACGTTATTTTGTTGTGGATTTACTGGATCAGAAAACCAAAAGTAGATGATGGGAAAGCGAATTAG
- a CDS encoding exosortase F system-associated membrane protein — protein MMGKRIRSSIAVIIALLLLVAIRFFETALFYDPLHDYFHDNFQALPFPEVEWGSLLASYTARYVLNSAISLVILWFLYKSKAYLKAGLWVYLFSFVLLMAVLVVLLQGNSDLAKMALFYTRRFLIHPIFLFILVAGCYYLKTHKTDS, from the coding sequence ATGATGGGAAAGCGAATTAGATCTTCCATTGCGGTCATTATTGCCTTATTGCTGTTGGTGGCAATTCGGTTTTTTGAAACCGCTTTATTTTACGATCCACTCCATGATTATTTTCATGATAACTTTCAAGCCTTGCCTTTCCCTGAGGTAGAGTGGGGCAGCTTGCTAGCATCCTATACGGCTCGATACGTATTGAACAGTGCGATCTCTCTGGTAATACTATGGTTTTTGTATAAGTCTAAGGCTTATCTCAAAGCAGGGCTTTGGGTGTATTTATTTTCCTTTGTCCTATTGATGGCCGTGCTGGTAGTCTTGTTACAAGGAAACTCAGATCTGGCCAAAATGGCCTTGTTCTACACTCGTCGATTCTTGATACATCCCATCTTTCTGTTTATCCTAGTAGCAGGTTGTTACTATTTGAAAACACATAAAACGGACTCATAG
- a CDS encoding alkaline phosphatase family protein — MKDRLLNYFKSDRHLWWTVTVIPGVYSILYLYTNNYTLVNSWYQFVGFILLFIALPVIEILILDLVFKKWLPSHREKLYWSYFFINLSIILSWSIYLGWRWKGLILVAALSIISAFFLGKHYKKFVVLVGLMVILALYNFSYFYIERVAGWKEWTSTQEFESFVFNKKPNIYLIQPDGFIGKKTAQNSMYKWENISFYDQLESKGLKINYDYRSNYPTTLSANTALFTGQHHYYDNGNMEGELFHARNIIMGQNATLNTLKSNGYTLNAILEHSYLLLNHPKTAYDQLNVKEEDLHIMPDYELYKDIEKDLYDMIKLDKPEPQFYFVEILQPGHIPTSSSNTDALKEGRKNYLQSLNSATQILDNLILMIQQKDPQGIIIIAADHGGFVGFGSTAQAYEKPVQDLELKQSLFNPLLAIKAPDDFRPFQKNIKSSIGVFPNVFAYLAGKPVPQDTLDNSSYIFIKKGESRGIYKYFNTRGEPVTEKVPLK; from the coding sequence ATGAAAGATCGCTTGCTGAATTATTTTAAAAGCGATCGGCATTTATGGTGGACAGTTACTGTAATTCCCGGCGTTTATTCTATTCTTTATCTATACACAAATAATTATACGCTGGTTAATTCCTGGTATCAATTTGTGGGTTTTATCCTCTTATTCATCGCATTGCCGGTGATTGAAATTCTCATACTTGACTTAGTCTTCAAAAAATGGCTGCCCTCACACCGGGAGAAGCTTTACTGGAGTTATTTTTTTATTAATCTATCCATTATTTTATCCTGGAGCATCTATTTAGGCTGGCGATGGAAAGGATTGATTCTGGTGGCGGCTTTGTCCATAATTTCTGCTTTCTTTCTAGGTAAGCATTATAAAAAATTTGTGGTATTAGTGGGCCTCATGGTTATTTTGGCTCTGTATAATTTCAGTTATTTCTATATTGAGCGGGTCGCTGGTTGGAAAGAATGGACGTCTACTCAGGAATTTGAAAGTTTTGTCTTCAACAAAAAACCTAATATTTATCTGATCCAGCCAGATGGATTTATCGGAAAAAAGACAGCTCAAAACTCAATGTACAAATGGGAAAACATATCATTTTATGATCAATTGGAAAGCAAGGGACTAAAAATCAATTATGATTACCGTAGTAATTACCCCACCACGCTTTCCGCAAATACAGCGTTATTCACTGGACAACACCATTACTATGACAATGGCAATATGGAAGGCGAATTGTTTCATGCTCGAAATATTATCATGGGACAAAACGCCACGCTGAACACATTAAAATCAAATGGATATACTTTAAACGCCATACTGGAACACAGTTACCTGTTACTAAACCACCCTAAAACAGCCTATGACCAGCTTAATGTTAAGGAAGAGGATCTTCACATCATGCCCGATTACGAATTATATAAAGACATAGAAAAAGATCTTTATGACATGATAAAACTGGATAAGCCGGAGCCTCAATTCTATTTTGTAGAAATCTTACAACCCGGGCATATCCCTACAAGTTCATCAAATACCGATGCTTTAAAAGAAGGAAGAAAGAATTATTTACAAAGTCTTAATTCAGCCACTCAGATCCTTGATAACTTAATACTCATGATCCAGCAAAAAGATCCACAAGGAATAATTATTATCGCAGCAGATCATGGTGGCTTTGTAGGGTTTGGAAGCACTGCTCAAGCTTATGAAAAACCGGTTCAAGATCTGGAACTCAAACAAAGTTTATTTAACCCACTTTTAGCCATAAAAGCCCCAGATGATTTTCGACCATTTCAAAAAAACATCAAAAGCTCTATCGGAGTATTCCCAAATGTATTCGCATATCTTGCAGGCAAGCCTGTGCCCCAAGATACCTTAGACAATAGCAGTTATATTTTTATCAAAAAAGGAGAATCCCGTGGCATCTACAAATATTTCAATACCCGTGGTGAACCCGTTACCGAGAAAGTTCCACTTAAATAA
- a CDS encoding zinc-dependent metalloprotease codes for MIAACGPKKGASKAGAGADSSEKSAKKDGMKPYAKVITKDAKSDPGLFTIHKVEDKYFYEIPDSLFNREMLMVTRIAKTATGIGFGGGKANTQTLRWQRKNDNVLLRVVSHSIVAADSLPVSIAVENSNFEPILYSFPIAAVKKDSVNNNAVIDVTKFFSEDVKSIGFPQSQRSRYKISRLDDDRSYIDTLKSFPENIESRHIKTYLASDAPSNEDVQSISVEMSNSMILLPKEPMKRRYYDQRVGWFARGQQDYGLDAQETKTVRYLDRWRLEVKDEDMAAFKRGELVEPKKQIVYYIDPATPQQWRKYIKQGINDWQVAFEAAGFKNAIIAKDAPTKEEDPDWSPEDVRYSTVRYLASPIPNANGPHVSDPRSGEILESDINWYHNVMTLLRNWFFVQTAAINPQAQATAFDEEVMGRLIRFVSSHEVGHTLGLPHNMGSSVAYSVEDLRDPEFTAKYSTAPSIMDYARFNYVAQPEDGDVALMPNIGPYDKYSIMWGYKPIPGKTAEQEKEILDEWILEKAGDPIYRFGRQQFGVIDYTSQTEDLGDDSMRASMYGILNLKRIVPKLGEWTGKTGENYDDLETMYGQVLGQFNRYMGHVAANVGGVKETYKAYGQDGAVYEHAPRDKQERAMAFLQEQLFETPEWLIDQDIFNKIESDGGIERIRGTQVRALNDILDFGRMARLMENEEVNGREAYGLLEMMTDLRKGIFSELQRGQAIDRYRRNLQRAYVERLEFIMNNDQGARGRFGSSIDVAQSDIRPIVRAELETLLRDTRRASNSTGDRLSRIHLRDLSERIDLILNPV; via the coding sequence ATGATTGCTGCTTGTGGACCTAAAAAAGGAGCTTCAAAGGCCGGTGCAGGTGCCGACTCTAGCGAGAAATCTGCAAAAAAGGATGGCATGAAGCCATATGCCAAAGTCATTACGAAAGACGCCAAGAGCGATCCAGGACTTTTCACAATCCATAAGGTAGAAGACAAATACTTCTATGAAATACCAGATAGTCTTTTTAACAGAGAGATGTTGATGGTTACTCGTATCGCAAAAACTGCTACCGGAATAGGTTTCGGTGGTGGTAAGGCAAATACACAAACTTTAAGGTGGCAGCGTAAGAACGATAATGTTCTATTGAGAGTTGTTTCCCATTCCATCGTTGCAGCAGATTCACTTCCCGTAAGTATCGCAGTAGAGAATTCAAATTTTGAACCTATCCTCTACTCCTTTCCAATTGCAGCTGTAAAAAAGGATAGTGTAAACAACAATGCAGTAATCGACGTGACTAAGTTCTTTTCAGAAGATGTGAAGTCTATCGGTTTCCCGCAAAGCCAACGCAGTCGTTATAAAATATCTAGACTCGATGACGATAGATCTTATATCGATACACTAAAATCTTTTCCTGAAAATATTGAAAGCAGACACATAAAAACGTATCTAGCTAGTGATGCTCCTTCAAATGAGGATGTTCAATCTATATCTGTAGAAATGAGCAACTCCATGATCTTGCTTCCTAAAGAGCCTATGAAGCGTCGTTATTACGATCAACGTGTGGGATGGTTTGCTCGCGGACAACAAGATTACGGTCTTGATGCTCAAGAAACTAAAACAGTTCGCTACTTAGATCGCTGGAGATTAGAAGTTAAGGATGAAGACATGGCTGCCTTTAAAAGAGGAGAGCTTGTAGAACCTAAAAAACAGATCGTTTACTACATCGATCCAGCAACACCTCAACAATGGAGAAAATACATTAAACAAGGTATTAATGATTGGCAAGTAGCTTTTGAGGCTGCTGGCTTTAAAAATGCCATTATTGCAAAAGATGCTCCAACTAAAGAAGAAGATCCTGACTGGAGTCCAGAAGACGTTCGTTATTCAACAGTTAGATACCTTGCTTCTCCTATTCCAAATGCTAATGGTCCTCACGTATCTGACCCACGTTCTGGTGAGATTCTTGAATCTGACATCAACTGGTACCACAACGTTATGACGTTGTTGCGCAACTGGTTCTTTGTTCAAACTGCTGCAATCAACCCACAAGCTCAAGCCACGGCTTTTGACGAGGAAGTAATGGGTAGATTAATTCGTTTTGTGAGTTCTCATGAGGTAGGGCATACCTTAGGCCTTCCACATAACATGGGAAGTTCCGTTGCTTACTCTGTCGAGGATCTACGTGATCCAGAGTTCACAGCTAAGTATTCTACAGCTCCAAGTATTATGGATTATGCACGTTTCAACTACGTAGCACAGCCAGAAGATGGTGATGTCGCTTTAATGCCTAACATTGGACCTTATGACAAATATTCTATCATGTGGGGATACAAGCCTATACCAGGGAAAACTGCTGAACAAGAAAAAGAAATTCTTGATGAGTGGATCCTAGAAAAGGCGGGAGATCCTATCTACAGATTCGGCCGTCAACAATTTGGTGTGATTGATTACACTAGCCAGACGGAAGATCTAGGAGATGACAGTATGAGAGCCAGCATGTATGGTATTTTGAATTTGAAACGTATTGTGCCTAAGCTAGGCGAGTGGACTGGAAAGACAGGTGAGAATTATGATGATCTTGAAACCATGTACGGTCAAGTGTTAGGTCAGTTCAATCGCTATATGGGTCACGTGGCAGCAAACGTGGGTGGTGTTAAAGAGACCTACAAAGCATACGGTCAGGATGGCGCTGTTTATGAGCATGCTCCTAGAGACAAGCAAGAACGCGCTATGGCATTCCTACAAGAGCAATTGTTTGAGACCCCAGAGTGGTTAATTGACCAAGACATCTTCAACAAGATTGAAAGTGATGGTGGAATTGAAAGAATTCGTGGCACTCAAGTGAGAGCTTTGAATGACATTTTAGACTTTGGTCGTATGGCTCGCTTGATGGAGAATGAGGAAGTAAACGGTCGTGAGGCTTATGGCCTTCTTGAAATGATGACTGATTTACGTAAAGGAATATTCAGTGAACTTCAACGTGGTCAGGCGATTGATCGCTACCGCAGAAACTTACAACGTGCTTATGTTGAGCGTCTAGAGTTTATCATGAATAATGATCAAGGCGCTAGAGGTAGATTTGGTTCTAGTATAGATGTTGCTCAAAGTGACATCAGACCTATCGTAAGAGCAGAATTAGAAACTCTTTTACGCGATACAAGAAGAGCTTCAAACTCAACAGGAGATCGTTTATCCCGCATACACTTGCGTGATCTTTCAGAACGTATAGACTTGATTTTAAATCCAGTCTAG
- a CDS encoding endonuclease encodes MKLKLLTLLFFTTAIVFAQVPAYYNDVNTSLSGQALKAELSNKVTITQNVTLSYTPGVWDAMKQIDLDPTNTNNVILVYGYDDTDQDLTNDRTRNKNLNGGATTDWNREHVFPKSLGNPNLGTTGPGSDIHHLFPADVTRNASRSNRKFASGSGNSGITAQGYWYPGDEFKGDVARMMMFMYVRYGTRCLGSSVGVGNPVSTDTGMIDLFLQWNVEDPVSDFEVNRNELIEGIQGNRNPFIDNPAFATSIWNGPQAEDRFNSGSGTGGNTLCATTINNLPYAESFESGFGNWVQASSGDDFNWDRVSGSTPSSNTGPASASQGSNYLYMESSAPNYSSKRAILYGPCVDIPSSGASTFSFKYHMYGSTAMGSLSVEASLNGISWTSVWSRSGNQGNQWNSTIVDLDAYKGQIVQLRFNGLTGTTWQGDMAIDDLKILNVSTAKPSTYAINMRITFDNYPEETSWEIRNSNNQLATSGNNYGSFTPGSTINISKTLSDGCYTLIFKDAYGDGICCAYGNGSYTLTDTTNNTILASGGSFGASESTLFCLSNGKMTLVNESDNTTELDKSLVKLFPNPAKDDISITSSYPVSSYSILNTLGQRVANGILVDRKINVSELQSGVYFLQLHIENEVLVKRFIKE; translated from the coding sequence ATGAAACTAAAACTACTTACCCTATTGTTCTTTACAACAGCTATAGTTTTTGCTCAAGTACCAGCCTATTACAATGATGTAAACACAAGTCTCTCTGGACAGGCCTTAAAAGCAGAACTCAGCAACAAAGTAACAATCACTCAAAATGTCACCTTAAGTTATACCCCTGGCGTTTGGGATGCTATGAAACAAATAGACCTAGACCCTACGAACACTAATAATGTAATTCTTGTCTATGGATATGATGACACAGATCAAGATTTGACCAACGATCGAACTAGAAACAAAAATTTGAACGGTGGTGCTACTACGGATTGGAATCGGGAACATGTTTTTCCAAAATCACTGGGAAATCCCAACTTAGGAACAACAGGCCCAGGATCAGATATACACCATCTATTTCCTGCAGATGTTACAAGAAATGCGAGCAGAAGTAATAGAAAGTTTGCTTCAGGATCTGGTAATTCAGGAATTACCGCTCAAGGATATTGGTATCCTGGAGATGAATTTAAAGGTGATGTAGCAAGGATGATGATGTTTATGTACGTGCGTTATGGAACTCGCTGCTTAGGTTCTAGTGTTGGAGTTGGGAACCCGGTATCTACAGATACGGGAATGATTGACTTGTTCTTGCAATGGAACGTTGAAGATCCTGTAAGTGACTTTGAAGTAAATAGGAATGAATTAATTGAAGGAATTCAAGGAAACAGAAATCCCTTTATAGATAATCCAGCATTTGCAACAAGCATATGGAATGGTCCACAAGCAGAAGATCGTTTTAATTCTGGTTCAGGTACTGGAGGTAATACATTATGTGCTACAACTATAAATAATTTACCATACGCAGAAAGTTTTGAGAGTGGATTTGGAAACTGGGTGCAAGCCTCTAGTGGTGATGACTTCAATTGGGATCGTGTTTCTGGAAGCACTCCATCGAGCAATACCGGCCCTGCAAGCGCTTCTCAAGGTTCAAACTATTTGTATATGGAATCCTCTGCTCCAAATTACAGTTCTAAAAGAGCTATTTTATATGGCCCTTGTGTTGACATACCTAGTTCTGGAGCTAGTACTTTTAGTTTTAAATATCATATGTATGGATCGACTGCAATGGGTAGTTTGTCTGTGGAAGCTAGTTTGAATGGGATTTCCTGGACTAGCGTCTGGTCGCGCAGCGGTAATCAGGGGAATCAATGGAACTCTACCATCGTTGATCTAGATGCGTACAAAGGACAAATAGTTCAATTGCGCTTCAATGGTTTAACAGGGACTACCTGGCAAGGAGATATGGCTATAGATGATTTAAAAATCTTAAATGTATCTACAGCGAAGCCTTCTACTTATGCCATCAATATGCGAATCACTTTTGACAATTATCCAGAGGAGACTAGTTGGGAAATTAGAAATTCCAACAATCAACTGGCCACTTCAGGAAATAATTACGGAAGTTTTACACCTGGATCCACCATTAATATTTCTAAAACGCTTAGCGATGGTTGTTATACCTTAATATTTAAAGACGCCTACGGAGATGGCATTTGCTGTGCATACGGGAATGGTTCTTACACCTTGACAGATACTACAAACAATACTATTCTGGCTTCTGGAGGTTCCTTTGGTGCGTCTGAGAGTACTTTATTCTGCTTATCAAATGGTAAGATGACTTTAGTGAATGAATCAGACAATACGACAGAGTTGGATAAGAGTCTGGTTAAGCTCTTTCCTAATCCAGCAAAAGATGATATCTCAATTACTTCTTCATATCCAGTAAGTAGTTATTCAATATTAAATACATTAGGACAGCGAGTTGCTAATGGGATTCTGGTGGATCGTAAGATCAATGTAAGCGAACTTCAATCCGGAGTATATTTTCTTCAACTGCACATAGAAAATGAAGTATTGGTAAAGCGATTTATCAAGGAGTAG